Proteins found in one Alteromonas macleodii genomic segment:
- a CDS encoding UDP-N-acetylmuramoyl-L-alanyl-D-glutamate--2,6-diaminopimelate ligase, with product MVVSAFIQSIKALLAKFGIDAPDIRIEGLTLDSREVNTRLAFVAVKGHERDGREFIPQAISLGARVILAQTEDSSAHGQMEMRDHSVIISLYELPQMLSALAAAFYDYPAQKMTTVAVTGTNGKTSTVQLLTQLKDALGTRSASIGTLGSSVFEGDETQWSNTPAANTTPDAIRMQYLLADFVQSEVRHTAFEASSHALVQGRLGTVKTDIAVFTNLTRDHLDYHGTMEDYGRAKRLLLQQPGLKVVVLNANDDESKKWDGAADKTITRVWTGIDESGLDGSGESEFLRKHNNPQSRHCFATNASYHAGGCSFELISSWGSAAISLPLFGKFNISNVLSAIGTLLAEGERFDEVVNAVNALTPVPGRMEVFPVTGAANLVVDYAHTPDALEKVLLSAKFHTTGKVWCVFGCGGDRDKGKRPLMGQAAESGADAIVITTDNSRSESPESIAKDIIAGLKNSELAVSIPDREQAIRHCLEHGHESDIIIVAGKGHEDYQIIGDKKTNYNERAVVARLQQEYSK from the coding sequence GTGGTAGTTAGTGCCTTTATTCAAAGTATTAAAGCCTTGTTAGCAAAATTTGGAATAGATGCCCCCGATATTCGCATTGAAGGTTTGACGTTGGATAGCCGTGAAGTGAATACTCGCTTAGCGTTTGTTGCAGTTAAAGGGCATGAACGTGATGGTCGCGAATTTATACCGCAGGCAATAAGTTTAGGGGCCCGTGTAATTCTGGCGCAAACTGAAGACAGTAGTGCCCATGGTCAAATGGAAATGCGCGACCACAGCGTCATCATTTCGCTATATGAACTACCGCAAATGCTTTCTGCATTAGCTGCTGCATTTTATGACTACCCAGCCCAGAAAATGACCACGGTAGCGGTAACAGGAACAAACGGAAAAACCTCAACAGTTCAATTGCTTACCCAGTTGAAAGATGCTTTGGGCACACGTAGCGCAAGCATAGGAACCTTGGGGAGTAGTGTGTTTGAAGGCGACGAAACCCAGTGGTCTAACACGCCAGCGGCAAACACAACCCCCGATGCCATACGTATGCAATATTTATTGGCAGACTTTGTGCAAAGCGAAGTGCGCCATACGGCCTTTGAAGCAAGTTCTCACGCATTGGTTCAAGGACGTCTTGGTACAGTAAAAACCGATATCGCTGTTTTCACCAACCTTACTCGTGACCACTTAGATTATCACGGCACAATGGAAGACTATGGCAGAGCCAAGCGCTTGCTACTTCAACAGCCGGGTTTGAAAGTTGTAGTATTAAACGCTAACGACGATGAAAGTAAGAAGTGGGATGGTGCAGCAGATAAGACGATTACACGCGTCTGGACAGGTATAGATGAAAGTGGTCTGGATGGGAGCGGTGAAAGTGAGTTCTTACGCAAACATAACAATCCACAAAGTCGCCATTGTTTCGCCACAAATGCTTCTTATCATGCAGGTGGATGTAGCTTTGAGCTGATAAGTTCGTGGGGAAGCGCAGCTATTTCATTGCCACTATTTGGAAAGTTCAATATTAGCAACGTACTAAGTGCTATAGGTACTTTATTAGCTGAAGGTGAGCGTTTTGATGAAGTGGTTAATGCGGTTAATGCGCTAACGCCCGTGCCTGGCCGAATGGAAGTTTTCCCTGTAACGGGTGCGGCGAACCTAGTGGTGGACTACGCGCACACGCCAGATGCACTAGAAAAAGTGCTACTAAGCGCCAAATTCCATACAACGGGCAAAGTATGGTGTGTGTTTGGTTGTGGTGGCGACCGTGATAAAGGTAAGCGACCACTAATGGGCCAGGCTGCTGAGTCAGGCGCTGACGCTATTGTGATCACCACGGACAACAGCAGAAGCGAAAGCCCTGAGTCTATTGCTAAGGATATCATTGCGGGCTTAAAAAACTCTGAGCTGGCAGTGTCTATCCCCGATCGCGAGCAAGCTATTCGCCACTGCCTCGAGCATGGGCATGAAAGCGACATCATCATTGTGGCCGGAAAAGGCCATGAAGATTACCAAATTATCGGTGACAAAAAGACTAACTATAACGAACGTGCAGTTGTGGCGCGACTGCAACAGGAGTACAGCAAATGA
- the murG gene encoding undecaprenyldiphospho-muramoylpentapeptide beta-N-acetylglucosaminyltransferase, translating to MAKRCLIMAGGTGGHVFPGLAVANALRSEGWDIHWLGTAERMEAQVVPKHDIPIHFIPVKGLRGKGISARLQGAVALVKSLFSARRIIKRLQPDIVIGFGGYASGPGGVAAKSLGIPVIVHEQNAAAGMTNKLLSKIASRVLLGFNDAKEQFSGVVDKVHTVGNPVRDEIWQVMPKAEDNNAGANTNNLENPLGNTSGYKQGLNMLVVGGSLGAQILNETVPETCGVLEGLSIKHQCGKGNSKSVAQAYKSAGADMSKIDVSDFIDDMAAAYEWADFIVCRAGALTVSEVAAAGRAAIFVPLPFAVDDHQTKNAQSLVKQNAALMIAQSVLKENLGQAVRQWLQHPEDCLKMGAVAKTCASTHATENVVSHVKSVVGVGD from the coding sequence ATGGCTAAACGTTGCTTGATTATGGCTGGTGGTACAGGCGGGCATGTTTTCCCTGGTCTTGCAGTGGCAAACGCGCTTCGAAGTGAAGGCTGGGACATTCACTGGTTAGGCACCGCCGAGCGAATGGAAGCGCAAGTTGTGCCTAAGCACGACATACCTATTCACTTTATTCCGGTAAAAGGGCTTCGTGGCAAAGGTATTTCCGCACGTCTTCAAGGTGCTGTTGCTTTAGTAAAAAGCTTGTTTTCAGCAAGACGAATTATAAAACGCCTACAGCCTGACATCGTTATTGGGTTTGGCGGCTATGCCAGCGGCCCAGGCGGCGTTGCCGCAAAAAGCTTAGGTATTCCTGTGATAGTGCATGAGCAAAATGCTGCTGCGGGCATGACCAATAAGCTTCTTAGTAAAATCGCAAGCCGCGTATTGCTTGGCTTTAACGATGCTAAAGAACAATTTTCAGGGGTTGTGGATAAGGTGCATACTGTTGGTAATCCTGTCCGTGATGAAATTTGGCAGGTGATGCCCAAAGCTGAAGATAATAACGCAGGCGCTAATACCAACAATCTTGAAAACCCTCTAGGAAACACCAGTGGGTACAAGCAAGGTTTAAATATGCTTGTGGTCGGCGGAAGTTTAGGCGCTCAAATACTGAATGAAACTGTGCCCGAGACATGCGGTGTATTAGAAGGCTTATCGATAAAGCATCAGTGCGGTAAAGGCAACAGTAAAAGTGTTGCCCAAGCTTATAAATCCGCAGGCGCTGATATGTCGAAAATCGATGTCAGCGACTTTATCGACGACATGGCCGCAGCCTATGAATGGGCAGACTTTATTGTATGTAGAGCCGGGGCACTCACGGTCAGTGAGGTTGCAGCAGCGGGGCGGGCAGCGATATTCGTTCCGTTACCTTTTGCAGTGGACGATCACCAAACAAAAAACGCGCAGTCGTTAGTGAAGCAAAATGCTGCACTGATGATTGCTCAATCAGTATTAAAAGAAAATTTAGGGCAGGCGGTACGTCAGTGGTTACAACACCCTGAAGACTGCTTAAAGATGGGTGCTGTTGCGAAAACATGTGCAAGCACTCATGCCACGGAAAATGTAGTAAGCCACGTAAAAAGCGTGGTAGGAGTAGGGGACTAA
- the murD gene encoding UDP-N-acetylmuramoyl-L-alanine--D-glutamate ligase, translating to MSYNVREHSYVVGGLGVTGQACVRFLLQQKATVKAFDTRANFNAPTGLDGDLDSGMQAFMAEKVTCNALSEDYFDGVDTLVLSPGLALNIEQVVLAQKCGVEVIGDVELFARLNASTSSATPAKRVVGITGSNGKTTVTLLVNHLLKNCGVKSIEAGNVGRPVLEALQSDADVVVMELSSFQLETTSSLVLEAATVLNISDDHLDRHGTLEAYIDAKHRIFDNAKSAVVWRDGEFVAPYEQLITDAKGIAVSNAVSDGVSNAASNEESLASINIIEYGLGESTNGFAIAAFDGDGSTVSDEQRLHITFNGEKLIALSDIHLAGMHNVLNIMAALGICQQLGVSPALAVKHLHSFKSAPHRCVEIARVNDIRYIDDSKATNIGATVAALEGLAPTIQGKLILIAGGDAKGADIASLNPYLTKYVSHVFALGKDAHLFEKSFAHTTRVATMKDAVKAATRLAASGDVVLLSPACASLDMFKNYMHRGDVFKQDVHDLHNLYSQNDRAVVVTS from the coding sequence ATGTCGTATAACGTACGTGAGCATAGTTATGTAGTCGGTGGCCTAGGTGTTACAGGTCAGGCTTGCGTGCGCTTTTTGTTGCAACAAAAAGCAACGGTTAAAGCGTTTGATACACGTGCTAATTTTAATGCACCTACTGGTCTTGATGGTGATCTCGACTCTGGCATGCAAGCTTTTATGGCAGAGAAGGTCACTTGCAATGCACTAAGCGAAGATTACTTTGATGGTGTAGACACTTTGGTGTTAAGTCCGGGTCTTGCTTTGAATATTGAACAAGTGGTTTTAGCGCAAAAGTGTGGTGTTGAGGTGATCGGCGACGTGGAATTGTTCGCCCGTTTAAATGCATCCACGAGTAGTGCTACGCCAGCTAAGCGCGTAGTAGGTATAACCGGCTCTAACGGTAAAACCACGGTTACTTTATTAGTGAACCATCTGCTCAAAAACTGCGGCGTAAAAAGTATTGAAGCGGGTAACGTAGGTCGCCCTGTGCTTGAAGCGCTTCAAAGTGATGCAGACGTAGTGGTGATGGAGCTATCAAGTTTTCAACTTGAAACAACGTCTAGCCTGGTGCTTGAAGCTGCTACTGTGCTTAATATTTCCGATGACCACCTAGACCGTCACGGTACCCTTGAAGCCTATATCGATGCCAAGCATCGCATTTTTGATAATGCGAAATCTGCAGTTGTGTGGCGAGATGGCGAGTTTGTAGCACCTTACGAGCAGCTTATTACCGATGCTAAGGGGATTGCTGTATCAAATGCAGTATCTGATGGCGTATCTAATGCCGCGTCTAATGAAGAGTCGCTAGCGTCAATAAATATCATTGAATACGGACTGGGAGAGTCGACCAATGGGTTTGCGATTGCGGCTTTTGACGGTGACGGTAGTACGGTCAGTGATGAACAAAGACTACACATCACGTTTAACGGTGAAAAGCTTATTGCCCTTAGCGATATTCATTTAGCGGGCATGCATAATGTGCTTAACATCATGGCTGCATTAGGCATATGCCAACAGCTAGGTGTCTCGCCAGCGCTCGCGGTTAAACATCTACACAGTTTTAAATCTGCACCACATCGGTGTGTGGAAATAGCCCGTGTAAACGACATCCGCTATATCGACGACTCCAAAGCAACCAACATTGGCGCCACGGTTGCGGCCCTTGAAGGGTTAGCCCCGACTATACAGGGGAAGCTCATTCTTATTGCAGGTGGTGACGCTAAAGGTGCAGACATAGCCAGCCTGAATCCTTATCTAACTAAATATGTATCGCACGTGTTTGCTTTGGGCAAAGATGCACACCTGTTTGAAAAGAGTTTTGCGCATACAACGCGTGTGGCAACCATGAAAGACGCCGTAAAAGCGGCAACAAGGCTAGCAGCGTCTGGTGATGTGGTATTGCTTTCGCCTGCGTGTGCAAGTTTAGATATGTTTAAGAACTATATGCATCGCGGTGACGTGTTTAAACAAGATGTACACGACCTACATAATCTATATAGTCAGAACGACCGCGCTGTGGTGGTTACATCATGA
- the ftsW gene encoding cell division protein FtsW, producing the protein MMTASTKLSALFAAKHDGQPSATHPYDVTLILIALALMSIGVVIVTSASMPVADRLHDNPFYFAIRHGIYIVGAIIAAMVVLNLPMQFWRMTNPYLLLAAIALLLAVLVVGRTVNGSTRWLAIGPITIQAAEPAKLFFFAYLAGYLVRRYEEVTENLKGFIKPLVVFFALAMLLLLQPDLGTVVVMFATTIGLLFLAGARLWQFFALVFAGILAVVALIVFEEYRMKRVTSFLDPWADPFGAGYQLTQSLMAYGRGNWFGQGLGNSLQKLEFLPEAHTDFVMAILAEELGFVGVLAVLGLILWMVLRALSIGNKALDKGRAFDGYMAYSIGIWFSFQTAVNIGASAGILPTKGLTLPLVSYGGSSLIIMSVAVAILLRIDFELRVDGVQAIGRGDGKDGKKRARRKKPISSNEAQAKETAIPRTKTEKNTDDEDFSSSTVEAKPATKKSTAEDEGKAGIKAILARVAQEADNG; encoded by the coding sequence ATGATGACTGCCTCTACCAAACTTAGTGCGCTATTTGCCGCGAAGCACGACGGGCAGCCCTCGGCAACGCATCCATATGATGTCACCTTGATCTTAATTGCGCTGGCTCTGATGAGCATTGGGGTTGTTATTGTTACGTCAGCATCAATGCCGGTGGCAGATAGGCTACACGACAATCCATTCTACTTTGCTATTCGCCACGGTATTTATATTGTTGGGGCCATCATTGCCGCAATGGTAGTCCTTAATTTGCCTATGCAGTTTTGGCGCATGACCAACCCCTACCTTCTGCTAGCGGCTATCGCACTATTACTAGCAGTACTGGTGGTGGGAAGAACCGTGAATGGTAGTACCCGTTGGTTAGCGATTGGGCCTATAACCATTCAAGCCGCCGAACCGGCCAAGCTCTTTTTCTTTGCGTATTTGGCTGGGTATCTGGTTCGTCGTTACGAAGAAGTGACCGAAAACTTGAAGGGCTTTATAAAGCCTCTTGTGGTGTTCTTTGCACTTGCAATGCTGCTTTTGCTTCAACCCGATTTAGGTACCGTCGTTGTGATGTTTGCAACCACAATTGGCCTGTTGTTTTTAGCAGGTGCGAGACTTTGGCAGTTCTTCGCCCTGGTGTTTGCAGGCATATTGGCGGTTGTAGCGCTTATCGTGTTTGAAGAATACCGTATGAAACGGGTTACCTCCTTTTTAGATCCTTGGGCCGATCCGTTCGGTGCAGGTTATCAGTTAACCCAATCCTTGATGGCCTATGGGCGCGGTAACTGGTTCGGTCAAGGATTGGGTAACAGCTTACAAAAATTAGAATTTTTGCCTGAAGCACACACTGACTTTGTTATGGCTATCTTAGCTGAAGAACTCGGCTTTGTTGGCGTACTTGCAGTACTTGGACTCATTTTATGGATGGTATTGCGTGCGCTAAGTATTGGAAACAAAGCACTAGATAAAGGGCGAGCGTTTGATGGTTACATGGCGTACAGCATTGGTATTTGGTTCAGCTTTCAGACCGCGGTAAACATTGGCGCAAGCGCCGGTATTCTGCCAACCAAAGGGCTAACACTGCCGTTAGTTAGTTACGGCGGTTCGTCACTTATCATTATGTCAGTAGCGGTAGCCATATTACTTCGTATCGATTTTGAATTACGGGTTGATGGCGTACAAGCAATCGGTCGAGGCGATGGTAAGGACGGCAAGAAAAGGGCCCGTCGCAAAAAGCCTATTTCCTCAAACGAAGCTCAGGCTAAGGAAACGGCTATACCAAGAACTAAAACAGAAAAAAACACCGATGATGAAGACTTTTCATCATCCACGGTTGAAGCTAAGCCTGCGACAAAAAAATCAACAGCAGAAGATGAAGGCAAAGCCGGCATTAAAGCTATACTCGCGCGCGTAGCGCAGGAGGCTGACAATGGCTAA
- the ftsL gene encoding cell division protein FtsL, producing the protein MTKAIPDKASTNFKLLLIIVSDLTRNKLRVLLYLMVITSAMAVTLSSHHNRQQVIALEDLMQEKDELDVEWRNLVLEQRALTEHNRIENLVEKQLEMYRATADDEVVVRLK; encoded by the coding sequence ATGACCAAAGCCATACCAGACAAGGCCAGCACTAATTTCAAATTACTGCTCATTATTGTTTCAGATTTGACCCGCAACAAGTTGCGGGTTTTGTTGTATTTAATGGTTATCACAAGTGCTATGGCTGTGACCCTTAGTAGTCATCACAATAGGCAGCAAGTGATTGCCCTTGAAGACCTAATGCAAGAGAAAGACGAGCTTGATGTTGAGTGGCGTAACCTCGTGCTCGAACAACGGGCGTTAACTGAGCACAATCGCATAGAAAACCTGGTTGAAAAGCAGTTAGAAATGTACCGTGCCACGGCAGACGATGAAGTAGTGGTGAGGCTAAAATGA
- the mraY gene encoding phospho-N-acetylmuramoyl-pentapeptide-transferase, producing MLIWLADWLTQFDSGFNVFSYLTLRAILSTLTALLIAILIGPKMIRYLQRMQIGQTVRDDGPQSHLSKSGTPTMGGLLILAAIVVSGLLWADLTNRYVLVTLTVVVAYGIIGFVDDYRKVIRKDSKGLIARWKYFWQSVVALGVAFYLYSSATISAETSLLVPFFKEVFPQLGAFFIIITYFAIVGTSNAVNLTDGLDGLAIVPTILVAGAFAIFAYVTGNANFAEYLNIPHIPLTSELVIVCTAMVGAGLGFLWFNTYPAQVFMGDVGSLALGGTLGVLAVLVRQELVLIIMGGVFVMETLSVILQVGSYKLRGQRIFRMAPIHHHYELKGWPEPRVIVRFWIISIILVLVGLATLKLR from the coding sequence ATGTTAATTTGGCTAGCCGACTGGCTGACACAATTCGATTCAGGGTTTAACGTATTTTCATACCTTACCCTTCGCGCAATTTTAAGCACGCTGACTGCGTTACTTATTGCCATTCTTATTGGCCCTAAGATGATTCGTTATTTGCAGCGTATGCAAATTGGTCAAACTGTACGTGATGATGGCCCGCAAAGCCATTTATCAAAATCAGGCACACCCACTATGGGCGGGTTACTTATACTCGCAGCAATTGTGGTAAGCGGTCTGCTTTGGGCTGACCTGACTAACCGTTATGTATTGGTAACCTTAACCGTGGTTGTGGCCTACGGTATTATCGGATTTGTTGACGATTATAGAAAAGTAATCCGCAAAGACTCGAAAGGGCTTATTGCGCGCTGGAAGTATTTCTGGCAATCGGTAGTTGCATTAGGCGTTGCATTCTATTTATACAGCAGCGCAACAATAAGCGCTGAAACCTCACTACTGGTGCCTTTCTTCAAAGAAGTGTTCCCGCAGTTAGGTGCATTCTTCATCATTATTACCTACTTTGCCATTGTAGGTACAAGTAACGCGGTGAACCTTACCGATGGCCTGGATGGACTTGCCATTGTGCCCACTATTTTAGTGGCGGGCGCATTTGCCATTTTTGCCTATGTGACAGGTAATGCGAACTTTGCCGAATACCTGAATATTCCTCATATTCCACTCACCAGCGAACTGGTGATTGTGTGCACCGCCATGGTCGGGGCTGGCTTAGGCTTTTTATGGTTTAACACGTATCCGGCACAAGTATTTATGGGTGACGTTGGTTCATTAGCGTTAGGCGGCACATTAGGTGTGTTAGCTGTATTAGTGCGCCAAGAACTCGTGTTAATCATCATGGGTGGTGTTTTTGTTATGGAAACCCTGTCGGTCATCCTTCAGGTAGGCTCTTACAAATTGCGTGGCCAGCGTATTTTTCGTATGGCGCCTATTCACCATCACTATGAATTGAAGGGCTGGCCAGAGCCGCGCGTAATAGTGCGTTTTTGGATCATTTCAATCATTTTGGTGTTGGTGGGTCTTGCTACCCTCAAACTTAGATAA
- a CDS encoding peptidoglycan D,D-transpeptidase FtsI family protein: MSTSALSRKRKKTGAKQNVTPSLVHWRFVVVLVVIMLVFGVLAARAAYIQVIEPDELIQQGDNRTLRTRDMPTYRGLITDRNGVELAVSVPVRAIYADPKIIHENNGFEEERRWEALADVLRQDVNELKEKVANPKRRFVYLQRQVSPAMAEYVDKLDIPGIYLRRESRRYYPTGEVSAQLIGVTDVDDTGVEGLERMYNEWLTGTPGSRKIRRDAKGRQVEILETKTGEKAGDLQLTIDQRIQALAYKEIKEAMIYYQSSSASAIVIDVKTGDVLAMVNAPSFNPNDRSKLSAHRMRNRVITDAFEPGSALKPLAVLTALEFGEVEPEDSVNTHPGWMRLGGSLVKDSRNYGELTLEEIIQHSSNMGTSKLALSVPKQFLLDTYYNMGLMSDTGLNMAGESSGIFHERSRWSEFELATLSFGYGISVTTAQLGRLYATLANGGIKTPLNIIKSPEQPSWQAQSERVISEENAKAIVQMMESVTQRGGTATKAAVPGYRVAGKTGTSRKAVAGGYGEEYVNIFAGIAPVSDPRLVTIVLINEPGGDLYHAGDTAAPVFSSIMGGALHMLNVTPDDKQVTSSRLLMGGQSGS, translated from the coding sequence ATGAGTACATCTGCACTTTCTCGTAAGCGCAAAAAGACAGGCGCAAAACAAAATGTAACGCCAAGCCTGGTGCACTGGCGTTTTGTTGTTGTACTTGTGGTAATTATGCTGGTTTTCGGTGTGTTAGCCGCAAGGGCTGCTTACATTCAAGTTATTGAACCTGACGAATTGATTCAACAGGGTGACAACCGCACGCTTAGAACACGAGATATGCCGACCTATCGCGGGCTTATCACCGACAGAAACGGTGTTGAACTGGCGGTAAGCGTGCCAGTTCGCGCCATTTACGCAGACCCTAAGATTATTCATGAAAACAATGGCTTCGAGGAAGAACGCCGCTGGGAAGCGCTAGCGGATGTTCTGCGCCAAGACGTAAATGAACTGAAAGAAAAAGTGGCTAACCCCAAACGCCGTTTTGTTTATTTGCAGCGCCAGGTGTCGCCCGCCATGGCAGAATACGTTGATAAGCTTGATATCCCAGGTATCTATCTTCGTCGCGAAAGCCGACGCTACTATCCTACGGGTGAAGTTTCAGCGCAGTTAATTGGCGTTACCGATGTGGATGACACCGGTGTTGAAGGCTTAGAGCGCATGTATAACGAGTGGCTAACGGGCACCCCTGGCTCTCGTAAAATACGCCGCGATGCCAAAGGCCGCCAGGTTGAAATTTTAGAGACTAAGACGGGTGAAAAAGCAGGTGACCTGCAGCTGACAATCGACCAGCGTATTCAGGCTCTAGCCTACAAAGAAATTAAAGAAGCCATGATTTATTATCAATCAAGTTCGGCTTCAGCCATTGTTATTGATGTAAAAACCGGCGACGTATTGGCAATGGTTAATGCACCTTCCTTTAACCCGAACGACAGAAGCAAATTGTCTGCGCACAGAATGCGTAACCGTGTTATTACCGACGCATTTGAGCCGGGCTCAGCACTGAAGCCTCTGGCCGTGCTTACTGCATTAGAATTTGGTGAAGTTGAGCCTGAAGATTCAGTAAATACCCACCCGGGTTGGATGCGTTTGGGCGGCAGTTTAGTAAAAGACTCACGCAACTATGGCGAGCTAACGCTAGAAGAAATTATTCAGCATTCCTCGAACATGGGCACATCGAAACTGGCGTTGTCTGTTCCTAAACAGTTTTTGCTTGATACCTACTACAACATGGGCCTTATGAGTGATACTGGGCTTAACATGGCGGGCGAAAGCAGTGGTATTTTCCATGAGCGTAGCCGCTGGTCTGAATTTGAGTTAGCCACACTGTCATTTGGGTACGGCATTTCTGTGACTACAGCACAGCTAGGGCGTCTTTACGCAACGTTGGCAAACGGCGGTATAAAAACACCACTTAATATCATCAAGTCACCGGAACAACCGTCGTGGCAAGCTCAATCAGAGCGTGTGATCAGCGAAGAAAACGCAAAAGCCATTGTTCAAATGATGGAAAGCGTAACCCAGCGGGGCGGCACGGCAACCAAAGCTGCAGTTCCAGGTTATCGCGTAGCAGGTAAAACAGGGACAAGCCGCAAAGCGGTAGCTGGCGGGTACGGGGAAGAGTACGTGAACATTTTCGCCGGTATTGCACCAGTATCTGACCCAAGGCTAGTAACTATCGTGCTGATCAATGAACCCGGCGGCGATTTGTATCACGCAGGTGATACCGCAGCACCTGTATTTTCGTCAATTATGGGTGGTGCACTGCATATGCTTAACGTGACGCCAGATGACAAGCAGGTTACTTCAAGTCGCTTATTGATGGGAGGTCAAAGTGGTAGTTAG
- a CDS encoding UDP-N-acetylmuramoyl-tripeptide--D-alanyl-D-alanine ligase — protein MITTTLSWIAEKVNGKLLKGAADIEVSAVSTDTRTLEDGAVYLALKGPNFNGHDFISTAEKAGASAVIASEDVVTSLPVIMVEDTKEALGLLGAAVKAYVAPKTIAITGSSGKTTVKEMCAAILERRGNVLATNGNFNNDIGVPLTLLRLEPQHEYAVMELGANHIGEIAYTTNLVKPDVATIVNAAASHLEGFGSLLGVARAKSEIFKGLDSDGVAVVNVDSQFSEFWQGKLKQTKTLTFSPQQKNDADFRAEDITIGLDGCAAFHLVCPQGDMSIQLTIPGVHNVGNALVAAALTLQVGATLENVRDGLLAMQQVSGRLNVKQLTEQVRLLDDTYNANVASVNAAIDTLSSFSGIRVLVLGDMKELGEKARFYHEQVGEYAKQKGINYLYTMGVLSQSASAVFNENGGHFSDVESLLAAMESDLLVQQRDISILVKGSRSSKMERVVEAVEASALGKHDSRRERIAC, from the coding sequence ATGATAACAACAACGCTGTCATGGATAGCCGAAAAGGTTAACGGAAAATTATTAAAAGGTGCTGCTGACATTGAAGTGTCGGCGGTAAGTACCGATACCCGCACCCTTGAAGATGGTGCAGTGTATCTAGCCTTGAAAGGCCCGAATTTTAACGGCCACGACTTTATCTCAACGGCAGAAAAAGCCGGAGCAAGCGCGGTTATCGCCAGTGAAGACGTAGTGACCTCGTTACCTGTCATCATGGTTGAAGATACCAAAGAAGCGCTTGGTCTGTTAGGTGCTGCCGTAAAAGCTTATGTGGCGCCAAAGACGATTGCGATTACCGGAAGCAGCGGTAAAACCACCGTAAAGGAAATGTGTGCCGCTATTTTGGAGCGAAGAGGCAATGTATTAGCCACAAACGGTAACTTCAATAATGATATCGGTGTGCCGCTAACCCTTCTACGTCTTGAACCTCAGCATGAATACGCGGTAATGGAACTAGGCGCAAATCACATTGGTGAAATTGCCTATACCACGAATTTGGTTAAGCCAGATGTCGCCACTATCGTAAACGCCGCCGCTTCTCATCTAGAAGGCTTTGGAAGTTTGCTAGGTGTGGCGCGCGCCAAAAGTGAAATTTTTAAAGGCTTAGACAGTGACGGCGTGGCGGTAGTCAATGTTGATAGCCAGTTTTCTGAATTTTGGCAAGGCAAACTTAAACAGACCAAAACGCTAACGTTCTCGCCCCAGCAGAAAAACGATGCTGATTTTAGAGCAGAGGATATCACCATTGGATTAGATGGATGCGCCGCATTCCACTTGGTTTGCCCGCAAGGAGATATGTCTATTCAGCTTACTATTCCTGGCGTTCACAACGTGGGGAATGCCCTTGTCGCTGCGGCATTAACGCTACAAGTTGGCGCCACATTAGAAAATGTACGCGACGGCTTGTTAGCAATGCAACAGGTTAGTGGGCGTCTCAATGTGAAACAACTTACCGAACAGGTTCGCCTTTTAGATGATACCTACAACGCCAACGTGGCGTCTGTAAATGCAGCAATTGATACGCTAAGTAGCTTTTCAGGCATCCGCGTTCTTGTGCTGGGCGACATGAAAGAGCTGGGCGAAAAAGCGCGTTTTTACCACGAGCAAGTGGGGGAATACGCTAAACAAAAAGGAATTAATTACCTGTATACCATGGGTGTTTTGAGTCAATCAGCGAGTGCTGTATTTAATGAAAACGGTGGTCATTTCAGCGATGTTGAAAGTTTGTTGGCCGCAATGGAGAGTGATTTGTTAGTGCAGCAGCGCGATATTTCAATTTTAGTTAAAGGTTCACGCAGTTCAAAAATGGAACGCGTGGTAGAGGCGGTAGAGGCCTCTGCGCTGGGAAAGCACGATAGCCGTCGGGAGCGAATAGCATGTTAA